One Methylorubrum extorquens genomic window, ATCTGCGGGCGATCCTGGAAGGGCACGGGCTCATCTTCAACGGCACCGATCCGATCGCCTTCCGCCACGCGCTGGCGCGGACCGACTTCTACGAGCGTGCCCGCCAGCGCTTCGGCACGGAGGCCTGGAATCTCCTCGAGCGCCATGTCGGCGCGGTCGGGTGAGGCCATGCACGCGATCGACGATCTCGACCCTCCGCATACCCTCGACCGGCCGCTCTGGCTGGCGCGGGTCGATCGCGGCTTGGGGGCCGGCGTCGATGCGCTGGCCTGCGCCCTCGTCGTCGCCGAGATCGTCGTGCTGCTCTCCGGCGTGCTCGCCCGCTACCTGTTCCGCTCGCCCCTGATCTGGACCGACGAACTCGCCGCGATCCTGTTCCTGTGGCTCGGGATGCTCGGCGCGGTGATCGCCCTGCGCCAGGGCAGCCATATGCGGATGACGGCGCTGCTGGGCCGCGTCGGCCCGCGCGGGCGCGCTCGGCTCGACCGTTTCGCGCAGGCTGCGCCGCTCGCCTTCCTGCTCCTCGCCCTGCCGGGCGCGCTGGCCTACGCCCACGAGGAAGCCGCCGTGACGACACCGGCGCTCCAGATCTCGAATGCGTGGCGCGCCGCCGCCCTGCCGGTCGGGCTCGTGCTGATGCTCGTCCTCGGTGGCCTTCGGGTGCTTCGCACGGCGGAGCCCGGCCGCGTGCTCGGGCTGGCCGCGGGAGTTGCCGCGGCGATTGCCCTCGCGACCGCCTTCGGGCCCTTCCTCGAAGGGCTCGGCAACCTCAACCTCGCCCTGTTCTTCGTCGTGATCCTGGCGAGTCTTGTCTTCGCGGCTGTACCGATCGCGTTCGCCTTCGGGCTTTCGAGTTTCGGCTACATCGCGCTCGCGACCCCCGTCCCCGTGGAGGTCATCGCGGGCCGAATGGAAGAGGGGATGTCACCGCTCATCCTGCTCGCCGTGCCGCTTTTTGTCTTTCTGGGCCTCCTGATCGAGATGACCGGCATGGCCCGCGCCATGGTCGCCTTCATGGCGAGCCTGCTCGGGCATGTCCGCGGCGGCCTCTCCTACGTCCTGATCGGGGCGATGTACCTCGTCTCCGGCATCTCCGGCTCGAAGGCCGCCGACATGGCGGCGGTGGCGCCTGCGCTGTTCCCGGCGATGCGCGAGCGCGGCGCCGACGAAGGCGACCTCGTGGCGCTGCTCTCCGCCACCGGCGCGCAGACCGAGACGATCCCGCCCTCCCTCGTGCTGCTCACCATCGGCTCGGTGACCGGCGTCTCGATCGCCGCCCTGTTCACCGGCGGCCTGCTGCCCGCCCTCGTCGTCGGCGCCTGCCTCTGCGCCGTGGTCTGGCGTCGTGCCCGCGGCCCCGGCGCGATCGCGCCGATGCAGCGGGCGACCCGATCCGAGATCGGCCGTGCCTTCCTCCTTGCGCTTCCGGCGCTCGCGCTGCCCTTCGTGATCCGCGCGGCCGTGGTCGAGGGGATCGCCACCGCCACCGAGGTCTCGACCATCGGCATCGTCTATGCCGGCCTCGTCGGGCTCCTCGTCTACCGGCAGTTCGACGGGCGTCGGCTCCGGCCGATGCTGGTCGAGACGGCCGGGTTGTCGGGCGCCATCCTTCTCATCATTGGCGCCGCTACCGCCATGAGCTGGGGCCTGACCCAATCCGGCTTCTCGGCGGGGCTTGCCCACTTCATGGCCGGGCTGCCCGGCGGCGCGCCGGTGTTCCTGGCCGTCACGGTTCTGTTCTTCATCGTACTCGGCAGCGTGCTGGAGGGCATTCCGGCGATCGTGCTGTTCGGGCCGCTGCTGTTCCCGGTCGCCCGGCAGGTCGGCATTCACGAGGTGCACTACGCGATGGTCGTGGTTCTCGCGATGGGCATCGGCCTGTTCGCACCGCCCTTCGGCGTCGGCTACTACGCCGCCTGCGCCATCGGCCGGGTCGATCCCGATGCCGGGATCAGGCCCATCGGCGGCTACCTCACCGCCCTCGTCGTCGGCACCGCTTTGGTCGCCGCCCTTCCCTGGATTTCAACCGGCCTCCTCAAGTGAGCGCCGCCGAGAGCGGCGCGCGCCGCATCGATACGCGGGAGAATGTTTCATGAAAGACCTTCTCACCTTCGGCCAGATGCTCTCGGTCCATGCGCGGTTGGCGCCTGAGCGCATGGGCGCGCGGGACCTTGAGCGCGCCATGAGCTTCCGGCTGTGGAACGAGCGCTCCTGCCGGCTCGCCAACGCGCTGCTCGGCCTTGGTCTCGAGAAGGGCGATCGCGTCGCGGTGCTGGCCTACAACTGTGTCGAGTGGGCCGAGATCTACGCCGCCACCGCCAAGGCCGGGCTCGTCTCCGTGCCGATCAACTTCCGCCTCGTCGGCAAGGAAGTGCGCTTCATCATCGAGAACGCCGAGGCCGCAGCCCTCATCGTCCAGGATGAACTCGCCGGCCTCATCGAGGAGATCCGCGCCGAGCTCTCGATCCCCGACGCCAACGTCATCCATTTCGGGACCGCGTCCTGCCCGGCGGGCTTTCGCGATTACGAGGATCTCTTAGGCCAGGGCAGCGCCGCGGAGCCCGATGTCGCGGTCGCGGCGGCCGATCCGTGGATGCTGATGTACACCTCCGGCACCACCGGCAACCCGAAGGGTGCGATCCGCAGCCATCGCGGCGCCAGCAACCTCTCGCTCTGCACCGAGATCGAACTCGGCATCCACCGCAACGACGGCGCGCTGCTCGTCATGCCGATGTGCCACGCCAACTCGCTCTATTTCTTCGGCGCCTTCAGCTATTGCGGCGGCGGCATCTCGATCTATTCGCGCAAGAGCTTCGATCCGGAGCACTGCCTCAAAACGCTGGCCGAGGGTAGCGCGACCTTCACCTCGCTGGTGCCGACCCATTACATCATGATGCTGGGACTCTCCGGCGGCGTGCGCGAGCGCTACAACCTCGACCACGTCACCAAGCTGATGATCTCCTCCGCGCCCGCGCGCCAGGAGACGAAGCGCGCCGTGATGGAGCTGTTCCCGAATTCCGGCCTGTACGAACTCTACGGCGCCACCGAAGTCGGCTGGGCGACCATGCTCCACCCGAAGGAGCAGTTCACCAAGCTCGGCTCGGTCGGACGCGAATGCGTCGGCTCGGCGCCGATCAAGATCCTCGACGAGGCTGGCAACGAGGTGCCGGACGGCGAGCCGGGCGAACTCTACTGCTCCAACCCCTACTTGTTCGACGGATACTGGAAGCTGCCGGAAAAGACCCGCGAGGCGTTCCGCGGCGAGTACTGCACGGTGGGCGACATGGCCCGCCGGGACGCCGACGGCTTCATCCAGCTCGTCGATCGCAAGAGCAACATGATTATCTCGGGCGGCGAGAACGTCTACCCGTCCGAGGTCGAGTCGGCGCTCGGCCGCCACCCGGCGGTGCGGGACGTCGCCGTGATCGGTCTGCCCGATGCCAAATGGGGCGAGCGCGTCCACGCAGCTGTGGTGCTCCACGACGGAGCCGAACTCGACGGCAAGGCGCTGATCGATTGGAGCAAGGATCATCTCGCCGGCTACAAGCGGCCCCGCACCTGCTCCTTCGTTCATCACGACGACGTGCCGCGCAACGCCACGGGCAAGGTGCTGCATCGCGTGCTGAAGGCCCAGGTCATGGAGGAGGAGGCGCGCGCCGCTTCCCAAAAGGCCGCCGGTTGAGGGCGCGCCGCGCTGACGGGCAACGCCATGGCTTTTCCGCCGACAGCACGAACGGGACCGCCGCCCTCGCGGGCCGGCGCTTCCTTGCGTGTGGGCATGTACGGGAGCGTTTATGCAGGCGGTCCTGAACGCGGCACTGCCGCTCTTCGGGCTGATCCTGACGGGCTATCTCTGCGGCCTGTTCCGGGTGTTCTCGAAGGCGGCGGCCGACAGCCTCAACGCCTTCGTCATCACGCTGGCCCTGCCGGCCCTCGTCTTCGTGGCCATGGCCCGGATGACGCCAGAGCAACTCGGGCATCTCGGCTTCATGATGGCCTATGGCGGATGCGTCCTCGTCAACTCGATGCTCGGCTTCTGGTTGAGCCGGCGCCGGGGGGAGTCGATCGCCGACGCGACCATGACGGGGCTCAACGCGAGCTACAGCAATGTCGGCTTCATGGGCCTGCCGCTCTGCCTGATCGTGTTCGGGGCGGAAGGGCTGCCGCCCGCGGTCGTAGCGACCCTATTCACCGCCTGCATCCACTTCCTCGCCGCGATCGTGATGATCGAAGCGGATCTGAAGAAGGGCGTGAGCCTCGGCCGCCGCTTGGGGGACGTCGGGTTCTCGCTCCTGCGCAACCCGCTCTTCCTCGCGCCGATCGCAGGCCTCGGCGTCGGCCTGTCCGGCCTCGGTCTCGCCCTGCCGG contains:
- a CDS encoding class I adenylate-forming enzyme family protein codes for the protein MKDLLTFGQMLSVHARLAPERMGARDLERAMSFRLWNERSCRLANALLGLGLEKGDRVAVLAYNCVEWAEIYAATAKAGLVSVPINFRLVGKEVRFIIENAEAAALIVQDELAGLIEEIRAELSIPDANVIHFGTASCPAGFRDYEDLLGQGSAAEPDVAVAAADPWMLMYTSGTTGNPKGAIRSHRGASNLSLCTEIELGIHRNDGALLVMPMCHANSLYFFGAFSYCGGGISIYSRKSFDPEHCLKTLAEGSATFTSLVPTHYIMMLGLSGGVRERYNLDHVTKLMISSAPARQETKRAVMELFPNSGLYELYGATEVGWATMLHPKEQFTKLGSVGRECVGSAPIKILDEAGNEVPDGEPGELYCSNPYLFDGYWKLPEKTREAFRGEYCTVGDMARRDADGFIQLVDRKSNMIISGGENVYPSEVESALGRHPAVRDVAVIGLPDAKWGERVHAAVVLHDGAELDGKALIDWSKDHLAGYKRPRTCSFVHHDDVPRNATGKVLHRVLKAQVMEEEARAASQKAAG
- a CDS encoding AEC family transporter — protein: MQAVLNAALPLFGLILTGYLCGLFRVFSKAAADSLNAFVITLALPALVFVAMARMTPEQLGHLGFMMAYGGCVLVNSMLGFWLSRRRGESIADATMTGLNASYSNVGFMGLPLCLIVFGAEGLPPAVVATLFTACIHFLAAIVMIEADLKKGVSLGRRLGDVGFSLLRNPLFLAPIAGLGVGLSGLGLALPVARFGELLGAAAAPCALICIGLVLAQETLDVRELPRIGVLVALKLLLQPALAALLVFHVFAMPPIWASVAVILSALPTGPGAFSLAKAYGLQPAATSGVILVSHVVSVVTLSLVLAWLV
- a CDS encoding TRAP transporter large permease — its product is MHAIDDLDPPHTLDRPLWLARVDRGLGAGVDALACALVVAEIVVLLSGVLARYLFRSPLIWTDELAAILFLWLGMLGAVIALRQGSHMRMTALLGRVGPRGRARLDRFAQAAPLAFLLLALPGALAYAHEEAAVTTPALQISNAWRAAALPVGLVLMLVLGGLRVLRTAEPGRVLGLAAGVAAAIALATAFGPFLEGLGNLNLALFFVVILASLVFAAVPIAFAFGLSSFGYIALATPVPVEVIAGRMEEGMSPLILLAVPLFVFLGLLIEMTGMARAMVAFMASLLGHVRGGLSYVLIGAMYLVSGISGSKAADMAAVAPALFPAMRERGADEGDLVALLSATGAQTETIPPSLVLLTIGSVTGVSIAALFTGGLLPALVVGACLCAVVWRRARGPGAIAPMQRATRSEIGRAFLLALPALALPFVIRAAVVEGIATATEVSTIGIVYAGLVGLLVYRQFDGRRLRPMLVETAGLSGAILLIIGAATAMSWGLTQSGFSAGLAHFMAGLPGGAPVFLAVTVLFFIVLGSVLEGIPAIVLFGPLLFPVARQVGIHEVHYAMVVVLAMGIGLFAPPFGVGYYAACAIGRVDPDAGIRPIGGYLTALVVGTALVAALPWISTGLLK